From Rutidosis leptorrhynchoides isolate AG116_Rl617_1_P2 chromosome 3, CSIRO_AGI_Rlap_v1, whole genome shotgun sequence, a single genomic window includes:
- the LOC139895823 gene encoding probable sugar phosphate/phosphate translocator At3g11320, with protein sequence MSAIKGSTSSKLFTAGLVSSWYSSNIGVLLLNKYLLTNYGFKYPIFLTMCHMSSCALFSYVAIAWLKIVPLQTIRSRIQLVKISALSLIFCASVVSGNISLRYLPVSFNQAIGATTPFFTAVFAYLMTLKKEAWLTYITLIPVVTGVVIASGGEPSFNLFGFVMCVGATAARALKTVVQGILLSSEGEKLNSMNLLLYMAPIAVILLLPATMYMEENVVGITVSLARQDFGIVWLLIFNSSLAYFVNLTNFLVTKHTSALTLQVLGNAKGAVAVVVSILIFRNPVSVTGMAGYTLTVIGVILYGEVKKRSAK encoded by the exons ATGTCAGCTATAAAGGGCTCAACATCGAGCAAATTGTTTACGGCAGGGCTTGTATCATCATGGTACTCATCAAACATTGGCGTATTATTGCTAAACAAATACTTATTAACTAATTACGGATTCAAATACCCCATTTTTCTTACAATGTGTCACATGTCATCATGTGCATTGTTCAGCTATGTTGCCATTGCATGGCTAAAAATTGTCCCTTTGCAAACCATCCGATCTCGTATTCAATTGGTTAAAATATCTGCTTTGAGTCTAATATTTTGTGCCTCCGTTGTAAGTGGTAATATATCCCTTCGGTATCTGCCCGTTTCGTTTAATCAAGCAATTGGCGCTACAACGCCATTTTTCACAGCAGTTTTTGCTTATCTTATGACTTTAAAAAAAGAGGCTTGGCTTACTTATATTACTCTCATTCCTGTTGTTACTGGTGTTGTTATAGCTAGTGGG GGTGAGCCAAGTTTTAATCTTTTTGGATTTGTAATGTGTGTTGGTGCTACTGCTGCTAGAGCACTCAAAACAGTGGTTCAAGGGATATTACTTTCGTCCGAAGG TGAGAAGCTGAACTCGATGAATCTCCTACTATATATGGCTCCTATCGCTGTTATACTTCTGCTACCCGCAACAATGTACATGGAAGAAAATGTTGTTGGCATAACCGTATCACTCGCTAGACAAGATTTTGGGATTGTTTGGTTGTTAATTTTCAACTCTTCACTTGCTTATTTTGTGaatctcaccaactttttggtcacAAAGCATACAAGTGCTCTTACACTTCAG GTTCTTGGAAACGCAAAAGGTGCAGTAGCAGTCGTcgtttcaatactaatatttaggaATCCAGTTTCTGTTACTGGGATGGCAGGCTACACACTCACAGTTATTGGAGTTATTCTTTATGGTGAAGTTAAGAAGCGTAGTGCGAAATGA
- the LOC139895824 gene encoding large ribosomal subunit protein eL33y-like has translation MVKGRQGERVRLYTRGTILGYKRSKSNQYPNTSLVQIEGVGTKEEVGWYQGKRLAYIYKAKVKKNGSHYRCIWGKVTRPHGNTGIVRAKFKTNLPPKSMGSRVRVFMYPSNI, from the exons ATGGTGAAGGGACGTCAAGGAGAACGCGTCAG ACTCTACACCAGAGGAACGATTCTCGGATACAAGAG GTCAAAATCGAACCAGTATCCGAATACTTCATTGGTTCAAATTGAAGGAGTGGGGACGAAAGAGGAAGTAGGATGGTATCAAGGTAAACGTTTGGCGTATATTTACAAAGCTAAAGTGAAGAAGAATGGATCACATTATAGGTGTATTTGGGGAAAAGTCACTAGGCCTCATGGTAACACTGGTATTGTTCGTGCTAAGTTCAAGACCAATCTTCCTCCTAAATCCATg GGATCTAGGGTTAGAGTGTTCATGTACCCAAGCAACATTTAA
- the LOC139895827 gene encoding LIM domain-containing protein WLIM2b-like — protein MSFTGTQQKCKACGKTVYPVELLSADGIDYHKSCFRCSHCKGTLKLSNYSSMEGVLYCKPHFEQLYKESGNFNKNFQSPAKAAEKLSPMLTKSPSKAAGMFSGTQDKCATCGKTAYPLEKVTVENQAYHKSCFKCSHGGCSLSPSNYAALEGILYCKHHFSQLFKEKGSYNHLIKSASIKRTAEATAAAAAAATATVASIPE, from the exons ATGTCTTTTACTGGAACCCAACAGAAATGCAAGGCTTGTGGGAAGACAGTTTACCCTGTGGAGCTTTTGTCTGCTGATGGTATTGATTATCACAAATCTTGCTTCAGATGTAGCCATTGCAAAGGTACCCTTAAG TTGAGCAATTACTCATCAATGGAAGGCGTGCTCTACTGCAAGCCTCACTTCGAGCAGCTCTACAAGGAGAGTGGCAATTTCAACAAAAACTTCCAATCAC CTGCAAAGGCTGCTGAGAAGTTATCTCCTATGCTG ACAAAGTCACCTAGCAAAGCTGCTGGCATGTTCTCGGGAACCCAAGACAAATGTGCCACTTGTGGCAAAACAGCTTATCCTCTTGAGAAG GTAACAGTGGAGAATCAAGCATACCACAAGTCGTGTTTCAAGTGCTCCCATGGTGGATGCTCTTTATCTCCATCAAACTATGCAGCTTTAGAGGGAATTTTATACTGCAAGCATCATTTCTCACAGCTATTCAAAGAGAAAGGCAGCTACAATCATCTGATCAAGTCTGCATCCATCAAACGCACCGCAGAAGCAACGGCAGCAGCAGCTGCAGCGGCGACAGCAACTGTCGCTTCTATTCCAGAATGA
- the LOC139895826 gene encoding proline transporter 1-like: MVPLGWVGGVVGLILATLISLYANALIAMLHEFGGKRHIRYRDLAGFVYGPKAYSLTWVLLYVNLFMINIGYIMLAGQALKAIYIIFRDDNTMKLPYFIAIAGLTCGLFAICIPHLSALKIWLGLSTFFSLVYIVTAIVLSLRDGIKAAPRDYSLPGTPTSKIFTIIGASASLVFAFNTGMLPEIQATVRPPVVSNMMKALYFQFSVGVLPLYAVTFIGYWAYGNGASSYLLNNVHGPVWVKTFANISAFFQSVIALHIFASPMYEYLDTKYEIKGSALAVRNLSFRIMMRGGYIMMTTFVSAALPFLGDFMSLTGAISTFPLTFILANHMYLVAKKMKLSFSQKLWHWVNVCFFSLMAVAAAIAALRLIAVHSKTYHIFADM; the protein is encoded by the exons ATGGTTCCTCTTGGCTGGGTTGGTGGAGTAGTGGGTTTAATATTAGCTACACTCATATCATTATACGCAAATGCACTTATCGCGATGCTTCATGAATTTGGTGGAAAAAGGCATATCAGATACAGAGACCTTGCAGGCTTTGTGTATG GTCCGAAAGCTTATTCTCTTACATGGGTGTTACTGTATGTGAATCTTTTCATGATTAACATCGGTTATATCATGTTGGCGGGTCAGGCTCTAAAG GCTATCTATATAATTTTCAGGGATGACAATACAATGAAGCTCCCATACTTCATTGCAATTGCAGGGCTCACTTGTGGTCTATTTGCAATATGTATCCCTCATCTTTCGGCTCTAAAAATTTGGCTGGGACTTTCAACGTTCTTCAGCCTCGTCTATATTGTTACCGCAATCGTTTTGTCTCTTCGTGATg GAATTAAAGCTGCCCCAAGGGACTATAGCCTTCCGGGAACACCCACAAGTAAGATCTTTACAATTATTGGTGCTTCTGCAAGTCTCGTGTTTGCTTTTAACACAGGAATGCTCCCTGAGATACAG GCAACAGTTAGACCGCCAGTTGTGAGTAACATGATGAAGGCTCTCTACTTTCAGTTTTCAGTAGGCGTTTTGCCACTGTATGCAGTTACTTTCATAGGGTACTGGGCTTATGGGAATGGTGCATCTTCCTATTTGCTCAACAATGTTCATGGTCCCGTTTGGGTGAAGACTTTTGCCAACATATCAGCGTTTTTCCAGTCTGTTATAGCTCTACAT ATATTTGCAAGCCCGATGTACGAGTATTTGGAcacgaaatatgaaataaaaggaagtGCGTTAGCTGTTAGAAACTTGTCGTTCCGAATCATGATGAGAGGGGGTTACATTATGATGACTACTTTCGTATCAGCTGCATTGCCGTTTCTAGGAGACTTCATGAGCCTAACAGGGGCAATCAGTACGTTCCCACTTACGTTTATTCTTGCAAATCACATGTATCTAGTGGCCAAGAAGATGAAGCTTAGTTTCTCACAAAAGTTATGGCATTGGGTCAATGTTTGTTTCTTTAGTCTTATGGCTGTTGCAGCTGCAATTGCTGCTTTGAGACTTATAGCTGTACACTCAAAAACTTATCATATTTTTGCAGATATGTAA
- the LOC139895825 gene encoding uncharacterized protein, translated as MGLWTLLEGCLLIANALAILNEDRFLAPKGWSFQEYSGVKRNSLKGQIIGLIYATQYLRVLLIMFNSLSIIVKLVSG; from the coding sequence ATGGGTCTTTGGACACTGCTGGAGGGGTGCCTGCTTATTGCAAATGCACTTGCTATATTAAATGAGGACCGTTTTCTTGCACCTAAAGGATGGAGCTTTCAAGAGTATTCAGGGGTGAAGAGAAATTCACTTAAAGGACAGATAATTGGTCTCATTTACGCAACGCAATACTTGAGAGTTTTGTTGATAATGTTCAACTCCCTTTCAATCATTGTAAAGCTGGTATCTGGATAA